In a single window of the Fusarium falciforme chromosome 3, complete sequence genome:
- a CDS encoding Helo-like-N domain-containing protein: MADGLSIASSIVALVAFAFKSSTVLYTTVRDFQSQDKNVRALKNELADLRGVLESLAETVNTNSNISFDALKLPLLRCGKTCEEYGDLIARCTKHSGSSRPSFRDWISQQYLKGDITDFREMLAGYKSTINIALADANMRMVSSITPDALEEYKDLIRDTTSDLQEHMTRLDDRVRALAASEAESSVRDEPEWMAMVEEKQSTQEGLKICSQLSAHIERLESASKENPQFSQQPSAYKFIRSGLGATKGSIQSLVSRLQTHENDIDKRMEAMRSTVPLSEHEATQLAQLQETKESLRQCMSVVADAGETLSNERYNVFEDITMADNSYGISVSTVKDLVIARRLNLSGKARYLGGQISDESYQRTIDGLTQLDLESVKSNGQGVGQTSSADGPNRGGAVSHGFERYGRGFNLPDKQ; the protein is encoded by the exons AGCATCGCCTCCAGCATTGTCGCACTAGTTGCTTTTGCTTTCAAATCCAGCACTGTTCTCTATACGACCGTCCGCGACTTCCAGAGCCAGGATAAGAACGTCCGCGCGCTGAAAAACGAGCTAGCCGACCTCAGAGGGGTTTTAGAGTCACTAGCCGAAACAGTTAACACCAATTCAAACATCAGTTTTGACGCTCTAAAGCTTCCTTTACTTCGTTGCGGCAAAACCTGCGAGGAGTATGGCGACCTCATTGCTCGGTGCACGAAGCATTCCGGCTCATCTCGACCAAGCTTTCGGGATTGGATCAGCCAGCAGTACCTCAAAGGAGACATAACTGATTTCAGAGAGATGCTTGCTGGATACAAATCCACTATCAATATAGCGCTGGCCGATGCAAACAT GCGCATGGTTTCCTCAATAACGCCTGACGCACTTGAAGAATACAAGGACTTGATACGCGATACGACGAGCGATCTACAGGAGCACATGACACGATTGGACGACAGAGTACGGGCTTTAGCTGCTTCCGAGGCTGAGAGTTCCGTCCGAGATGAGCCTGAGTGGATGGCTATGGTGGAAGAGAAGCAGAGTACTCAGGAAGGATTAAAGATCTGTTCACAACTATCTGCCCACATTGAGCGACTCGAATCAGCCTCGAAGGAGAACCCGCAGTTCTCACAACAGCCTTCAGCATACAAGTTCATCAGGAGTGGCTTGGGTGCCACCAAAGGCTCTATCCAATCCCTAGTTTCACGGCTTCAAACCCATGAGAACGACATTGACAAAAGAATGGAAGCGATGAGGTCTACAGTGCCCTTATCTGAGCACGAGGCTACCCAACTTGCACAGCTCcaagagaccaaggagaGCCTTCGCCAATGCATGAGCGTTGTCGCTGATGCGGGCGAGACTTTGTCCAATGAGCGGTACAACGTCTTCGAAGACATCACAATGGCTGACAACAGCTACGGCATTTCGGTCTCGACTGTGAAAGACCTCGTGATTGCGAGACGGCTCAACTTGAGCGGCAAGGCCCGTTATTTGGGCGGCCAGATCAGCGATGAGAGCTACCAGAGAACAATCGACGGCCTGACACAACTAGACCTGGAAAGTGTGAAGTCAAATGGACAAGGCGTCGGGCAAACATCTTCTGCTGATGGGCCTAACCGTGGCGGCGCAGTATCGCATGGGTTTGAGCGCTATGGGCGTGGTTTCAACCTACCAGATAAGCAGTAG